From one Candidatus Dormiibacterota bacterium genomic stretch:
- a CDS encoding methyl-accepting chemotaxis protein, with translation MHSRVEHGLAMAFGIVAVAVLVDILIGLWAYENGSAFAGVMLVAAPLLLLATVAFTLAWLRASILRTIGRCTEIFAAMGRGDLAARTGWAGSDLLGRLGSSIDALADRLSRTIGAIQRAATMLQEAGERSSRLAADVAQRAGEEHTVLGEAFAYSTELATAAGSVAENSEGVARLVTDISSSVAQMTASISEMDRNLLSLSTVVEQAVANAQEMSASIAHVAANTDSVRAEAGATDERVRGGRNDVLALTQGIASIGETVSAVVAEMQNLDRAAHQIGDILSIIENIADQTNLLALNAAIEAARAGEHGRGFAVVADEVRKLAETSAGSTQQIASLVVDIQRRTKAVLDRAGRADELVQHNVRSAGNVTATIEQISERVAHVADLISEISIATTQQARGSEELAKASEQMGAMTHEAAATMREQSITSSQILSSVSEIERRTGDVAHAAAAQQAAIDRLRTRVRRAEDLGEQNAQAVAAMASGAREVHAGTGEIKRLAGQFETTKADGPLEEQGPFALSS, from the coding sequence GTGCATAGCCGCGTAGAGCACGGCCTCGCGATGGCCTTCGGCATCGTCGCCGTCGCGGTGCTCGTAGACATTCTCATCGGCTTGTGGGCGTACGAAAACGGCTCCGCCTTCGCCGGCGTGATGCTCGTCGCGGCACCGCTGCTGCTCCTTGCAACCGTCGCGTTTACGCTCGCGTGGCTGCGTGCGTCGATACTGCGTACGATCGGGCGTTGCACCGAGATCTTCGCAGCGATGGGACGCGGCGACCTTGCGGCGCGAACGGGCTGGGCCGGGAGCGATCTCCTCGGCCGGCTCGGCAGCTCGATCGACGCACTCGCCGATCGTCTGAGCCGTACGATCGGGGCGATTCAGCGCGCTGCGACGATGCTGCAAGAAGCCGGCGAGCGCAGCAGCCGCCTCGCGGCCGACGTGGCGCAGCGTGCGGGTGAGGAGCACACGGTGCTCGGCGAAGCGTTCGCCTACTCAACCGAACTCGCGACCGCCGCAGGCAGCGTTGCGGAGAACTCTGAGGGCGTCGCGCGCCTCGTCACCGACATCTCAAGCTCCGTCGCACAGATGACCGCGTCCATCTCCGAGATGGATCGCAATCTCCTCAGCCTCTCGACCGTCGTCGAGCAAGCCGTTGCGAACGCGCAAGAGATGTCGGCTTCGATTGCGCACGTCGCCGCCAACACCGACAGCGTTCGCGCGGAGGCCGGCGCTACCGACGAGCGCGTACGCGGCGGGCGCAACGACGTGCTCGCGCTCACGCAGGGCATTGCGAGCATCGGCGAAACCGTCTCCGCTGTCGTCGCCGAGATGCAGAACCTCGATCGCGCTGCGCATCAGATCGGTGACATCCTCAGCATCATCGAGAACATCGCCGACCAAACGAATCTTCTCGCGCTCAACGCCGCGATCGAAGCGGCTCGCGCCGGCGAGCACGGACGCGGTTTCGCCGTCGTCGCCGACGAAGTACGCAAGCTAGCGGAAACGTCCGCCGGCTCGACGCAGCAAATCGCGTCGCTCGTCGTCGACATTCAGCGCCGGACCAAAGCCGTGCTCGATCGCGCCGGCCGCGCGGACGAGCTCGTGCAGCACAACGTCCGATCGGCCGGCAACGTCACCGCGACGATCGAGCAGATCAGCGAGCGCGTCGCGCACGTTGCGGACCTCATCTCGGAGATCAGCATCGCAACGACGCAGCAGGCGCGCGGCTCCGAAGAGCTGGCCAAGGCGAGCGAACAGATGGGCGCGATGACGCACGAGGCCGCAGCAACGATGCGCGAGCAGTCGATCACATCGAGTCAAATCCTCTCGTCGGTCTCGGAGATCGAGCGGCGTACGGGCGACGTGGCGCACGCCGCGGCCGCGCAGCAGGCAGCGATCGACCGACTCCGGACGCGCGTTCGTCGCGCTGAGGACCTCGGCGAGCAGAACGCCCAGGCAGTCGCTGCGATGGCCTCCGGCGCTCGCGAGGTGCACGCCGGGACGGGGGAGATCAAGCGGCTCGCCGGTCAGTTCGAGACGACAAAGGCCGACGGGCCCCTAGAAGAGCAGGGGCCCTTTGCGCTATCATCTTGA
- a CDS encoding FtsQ-type POTRA domain-containing protein, which translates to MSGRRRRRAPAARLRPFWFVGTAALLVAVAAGYFLMSWPGFRAKHVRVIGNSVVPAQEILARARIEPHGNVWLQNTAAVARRIETIPYVLTARVHRLPPADVTIVVTERRPLAIVQSGGEMATVDLSLRVLETGASDAALPVLVVAPGVDLRAGKFVRAPSALALRTALLSLRAHGVSVQRLLDDRGDVDALLPGGVRVLLGDETNVAGAVALVEPILTRFALLGRFVGTLDLRSPTTPVVTERGSARPRAARSALAPTGRRSP; encoded by the coding sequence ATGAGCGGGAGAAGGCGGCGCCGCGCGCCGGCTGCGCGATTGCGGCCCTTCTGGTTCGTCGGAACGGCGGCGTTGCTCGTTGCGGTCGCCGCGGGATATTTCTTGATGAGCTGGCCCGGTTTCCGAGCGAAGCACGTGCGCGTGATCGGTAACAGCGTCGTGCCGGCGCAGGAGATCCTCGCGCGAGCGCGCATCGAGCCGCACGGTAACGTCTGGCTCCAGAACACGGCAGCGGTCGCGCGCCGGATCGAGACGATCCCGTACGTGCTTACGGCGCGCGTCCACCGTTTGCCGCCGGCTGACGTCACGATCGTCGTGACGGAGCGCCGCCCCCTTGCGATCGTGCAGAGCGGCGGTGAGATGGCGACGGTGGATCTATCGTTGCGGGTGTTAGAGACGGGCGCGAGCGACGCCGCGCTCCCGGTATTGGTCGTCGCACCGGGTGTGGATTTGCGCGCGGGGAAGTTCGTGCGCGCGCCTTCCGCCCTAGCGCTGCGCACGGCGTTGCTCTCGCTGCGCGCGCACGGCGTGAGCGTTCAACGTCTGTTGGACGATCGAGGGGACGTCGACGCGCTGCTACCTGGAGGCGTTCGCGTCCTGCTTGGCGACGAAACGAACGTTGCCGGCGCCGTTGCGCTGGTCGAGCCGATTCTCACGCGTTTCGCCTTGTTGGGGCGCTTCGTCGGAACGCTCGACCTGCGCTCCCCCACCACGCCGGTGGTGACGGAGCGCGGCAGCGCGCGGCCTAGGGCCGCGAGGTCGGCGCTGGCTCCGACTGGACGCCGTAGTCCTTGA
- a CDS encoding Cof-type HAD-IIB family hydrolase, whose translation MIRLVALDLDGTLVGRDLVLRPRVRAEIARVRSRGVVGCLVTGRMYRAALPYARELDLDAPIVCYQGAAIVDPQGDEVLFDMPLSNEVALDVVAIAQAEGLHVQLYRNDNYYSEERNRFSDLYARLSRVEPIVVPSLREAFATSDATKAVIVADADVASRYVAQVQVRLGKRAYVTRSYPEFIEILNPNIDKGEALEFVCARLGVAMDEVLAVGDSWNDEPLLRVAGVAVAMGSAPDAVKALADAVVGDVEHDGVAEALARYVPA comes from the coding sequence ATGATTCGCCTCGTCGCTCTGGACCTGGACGGAACGCTCGTCGGGCGCGACCTTGTCCTGCGCCCGCGGGTGCGAGCGGAGATCGCTCGCGTGCGATCGCGCGGCGTCGTGGGATGTCTCGTCACGGGGCGCATGTACCGTGCGGCCCTCCCCTATGCACGAGAACTCGACCTGGACGCACCGATCGTCTGTTATCAGGGGGCGGCGATCGTCGATCCGCAGGGCGACGAGGTGCTCTTCGACATGCCGTTGAGCAACGAGGTGGCGCTCGACGTCGTGGCGATAGCGCAAGCGGAAGGGCTGCACGTGCAGCTGTACCGGAACGACAACTACTACAGCGAAGAGCGCAATCGCTTCTCGGATCTCTACGCGCGGCTCTCGCGCGTGGAGCCGATCGTGGTACCGTCGCTGCGCGAAGCGTTCGCGACGAGCGATGCAACCAAGGCGGTGATCGTTGCGGATGCCGACGTCGCGAGCCGGTATGTGGCGCAGGTACAGGTTCGCCTGGGCAAGCGCGCATACGTTACGCGCAGTTACCCGGAGTTCATCGAGATCCTCAATCCGAACATCGACAAGGGCGAAGCGCTCGAGTTCGTCTGCGCGAGGCTGGGCGTTGCGATGGACGAAGTACTGGCCGTGGGAGATTCCTGGAACGACGAGCCGCTCTTGCGCGTTGCAGGCGTGGCCGTTGCCATGGGCAGCGCCCCGGACGCGGTAAAGGCGCTTGCGGATGCTGTCGTGGGCGACGTCGAGCACGATGGCGTGGCAGAGGCGCTCGCGCGCTACGTACCGGCATGA